A region of Maribacter algicola DNA encodes the following proteins:
- a CDS encoding DNA polymerase III subunit alpha, giving the protein MYLNCHTYYSLRYGTFSEEELLDLAQKNGVTKLVLTDINNTSAALNFVRKAPEYDVSPLLGVDFRNGVDYCFIGIAKNNEGYLELNNFLSKHLHEEKEFPFRAPRFQNAYVVYPFEKVLLNELVHFEAHEFIGISIADLRKLPFSRIRELRDKLVVQQPVTFRNKGDFNAHRLLRAIDNNMLLSKLDKTEEGNEDEKMYPIKNLVAAFSEYSFILENTEKLLNTCSISFDFSKERISQNLQTYTGSKEEDERMIERLCLEGLPYRYQEVGEEIMERLKKELGLIKEKGFVSYFLINWDIVSYARKRGFFYVGRGSGANSIVAYLLRITDVDPMELDLYFERFINLYRTNPPDFDIDFSHHDRPVMTQYIFDRFEHVALLGTYVTFKERGVIRELGKVFGLPKNEIDFLAEGRFDPGKLDEVARLVLKYGRLIMGMPNYLSIHAGGILISERPIHWFSATHLPPKGFPTTQFDMVIAEDVGLYKFDILGQRGLSKIKESLEIIAYNRIGNTEEIDIHDVKKFKKDPRINNLIKTAQCMGCFYVESPAMRMLLKKLEVDNYLGLVAASSIIRPGVAKSGMMREYILRHREKGRTAEKAHPVMLNIMPETYGVMVYQEDVIKVAHYFADLDLGEADVLRRGMSGKFRSREEFEKVRLKFIENCRKKGEPDSVIFEVWEQIASFAGYAFAKGHSASYAVESYQTLFLRAYYPLEYMVAVLNNGGGFYRAEFYVHEARMLGATIHPPCVNKSNHNNVIYGKSIYLGLGYLRDLESRVAERILRERTREGKFASLEDFLDRVVISIEQISILIRIDAFRFTGINKHQLLWKAHLFLNKGTKLEHPKLFPAVHQNFKIPQLHTSNQEDAFTQLELLGFCLCSPFELLAEPPKNTNGSKDLMNYVNGYIDIYGYLVTVKNTSTHTGKRMHFATLVDQQGMVFDTVLFPPVAAKYFFRGRGIYRFYGKVVSEFDFLSIEVVKMRKEDYIPDPRYADMKTSNRVFSEKKNSITHSELKPE; this is encoded by the coding sequence ATCTATTTAAACTGTCACACATATTACAGTTTGCGCTACGGAACCTTTTCCGAGGAGGAACTATTGGACCTGGCCCAAAAGAACGGGGTAACAAAATTGGTGCTCACAGATATCAACAACACGTCCGCTGCGCTGAATTTTGTACGTAAGGCCCCTGAATACGATGTGAGTCCCCTATTGGGGGTTGATTTTAGGAATGGTGTGGATTATTGTTTTATAGGTATTGCCAAAAACAACGAAGGTTATTTGGAATTGAACAATTTCCTATCCAAACATCTTCATGAGGAAAAGGAATTTCCCTTCCGGGCCCCACGCTTTCAAAATGCCTATGTGGTATATCCTTTTGAAAAGGTCCTGCTCAATGAACTAGTACATTTTGAGGCACACGAGTTTATAGGAATATCGATTGCCGACTTACGGAAGTTGCCATTTTCGAGGATAAGGGAATTGAGGGACAAGTTGGTGGTGCAACAACCGGTGACCTTCCGGAATAAGGGCGATTTCAATGCCCATAGATTGTTAAGGGCCATTGACAATAATATGCTGTTAAGCAAATTGGACAAAACGGAGGAAGGCAACGAGGATGAAAAAATGTATCCTATTAAAAATTTAGTAGCGGCCTTTTCTGAATACTCCTTTATTCTTGAAAACACGGAAAAGTTGTTGAATACCTGTTCCATCTCTTTTGATTTTTCCAAGGAACGAATTTCCCAGAACCTACAAACCTACACGGGTTCCAAGGAAGAGGACGAGCGGATGATCGAGCGCTTGTGTCTCGAAGGCTTGCCGTATCGTTACCAGGAAGTGGGGGAGGAAATCATGGAGCGTTTGAAGAAGGAGTTGGGGCTGATCAAGGAAAAAGGTTTTGTTTCCTATTTCCTGATCAATTGGGATATTGTTTCCTATGCACGAAAACGCGGATTCTTTTATGTGGGCAGGGGTAGTGGCGCGAATAGTATTGTAGCTTATTTATTGCGGATTACCGATGTGGACCCCATGGAACTCGACCTATATTTTGAGCGCTTCATAAACCTCTATCGAACCAACCCCCCGGATTTTGATATCGATTTTTCACACCATGATCGACCGGTGATGACCCAATATATATTTGACCGTTTTGAGCATGTGGCCCTTTTGGGTACCTACGTTACTTTTAAGGAAAGGGGCGTTATCCGTGAGTTGGGGAAGGTATTTGGACTTCCTAAAAACGAAATCGATTTTCTCGCCGAAGGAAGGTTCGATCCGGGAAAGCTTGATGAGGTGGCACGGTTGGTGTTGAAATATGGTAGGTTGATCATGGGAATGCCCAATTATCTAAGCATTCACGCTGGAGGTATTTTGATCAGTGAAAGGCCCATACATTGGTTTTCGGCCACGCATTTGCCCCCTAAAGGGTTTCCTACCACACAGTTTGATATGGTCATAGCTGAGGATGTAGGATTGTATAAGTTCGATATTTTGGGTCAAAGGGGATTGTCAAAGATCAAGGAGTCCTTGGAGATCATCGCCTATAACCGTATTGGCAATACCGAAGAAATCGACATCCACGATGTCAAAAAGTTCAAAAAGGACCCCAGAATCAACAACCTTATCAAGACGGCCCAATGCATGGGATGTTTTTATGTAGAATCCCCCGCCATGCGAATGTTATTGAAAAAATTGGAGGTGGATAATTATCTGGGCCTTGTGGCCGCCAGTTCCATCATTAGGCCCGGGGTAGCCAAAAGCGGTATGATGCGTGAATATATACTCAGGCATAGGGAAAAGGGGAGAACAGCAGAGAAGGCACATCCCGTGATGCTAAATATTATGCCGGAGACCTACGGGGTCATGGTGTATCAGGAAGATGTAATCAAAGTAGCCCATTATTTTGCCGACCTTGATTTGGGCGAAGCCGATGTGTTACGACGAGGGATGAGCGGAAAGTTTCGCTCGCGGGAAGAATTTGAAAAGGTACGTTTAAAATTTATCGAAAATTGCCGAAAAAAGGGAGAACCGGATAGTGTTATTTTTGAGGTTTGGGAGCAGATAGCCAGTTTTGCCGGCTATGCCTTTGCAAAAGGGCATTCTGCCTCATACGCAGTGGAAAGCTATCAAACCCTGTTTTTAAGGGCCTATTATCCGTTGGAGTATATGGTGGCGGTTCTCAATAACGGAGGAGGTTTCTACCGTGCGGAATTCTATGTGCACGAAGCCCGGATGCTGGGGGCGACAATTCATCCACCGTGTGTTAATAAAAGCAACCATAACAATGTTATTTATGGCAAATCTATTTACTTGGGACTGGGCTATTTGCGGGATTTGGAAAGCAGGGTTGCGGAACGTATCCTAAGGGAAAGGACTCGGGAAGGGAAGTTTGCCTCCTTGGAGGATTTTTTGGATCGTGTGGTCATATCCATAGAACAGATAAGTATTCTCATACGGATCGATGCATTCCGGTTTACGGGAATCAACAAGCATCAATTATTGTGGAAGGCCCATTTGTTTTTGAACAAAGGAACAAAGTTGGAACATCCAAAGCTTTTTCCGGCCGTACATCAAAATTTTAAGATTCCTCAATTGCATACCAGTAATCAAGAGGACGCCTTTACCCAATTGGAACTGTTGGGTTTTTGTCTGTGCAGTCCGTTCGAACTCTTGGCGGAACCTCCAAAAAACACCAACGGGAGTAAAGATTTAATGAATTATGTAAACGGTTATATAGACATTTATGGGTATTTGGTTACGGTGAAAAATACGAGTACCCATACAGGAAAGCGCATGCATTTTGCCACATTGGTGGATCAGCAGGGGATGGTTTTCGATACGGTCCTTTTTCCGCCCGTAGCGGCCAAGTACTTTTTTAGGGGTAGGGGCATTTATCGCTTTTACGGAAAGGTGGTGAGCGAGTTCGATTTTTTGAGCATCGAGGTGGTCAAGATGCGAAAGGAGGATTACATTCCCGATCCGCGCTATGCGGACATGAAAACGAGCAATAGGGTTTTTTCCGAAAAAAAGAACTCAATTACTCATTCGGAACTGAAGCCGGAATAG
- a CDS encoding c-type cytochrome domain-containing protein — MDILKQLLGRLHPLIVHLPIGFIILGLLLQVYDRKRKQLGKVIATIYLWAGFAAVMACLTGYLQYQGEGFSYESVAWHLWSGVATALFCFIMWLRLGEIPLAKRLGNIPTAAFAGLIFILISFTGHQGGNITHGEDYLIEPLPNSLKAALGYEVFEEKEIVLSEEDWQNAILYTDVVQPILNNNCVSCHNPKKAKGDLLLNTREGIETSGENAPVVKANHPESSDLFKRMELPKEDDKHMPPDGKRQPTKEEVALIGVWIENGMSFDKTIGEMGLEKSLFASFFPKTKEFDYPDTTVEEAHRDSILKVKETGLHVEAISGITNYLKVSALNLPSFEDSNFEYLLPIKEQIAVLDLGGTQISDAIFNKLASLPNLTILKLDNTLITGDQIGLLASLPHLKSLNISHTSFEEEHLPKLGNFGQLKKVFLFNTVADKTGTLTLGEGKTILEYGNYTLPPVASDSIVY; from the coding sequence ATGGATATATTAAAACAACTTCTGGGAAGGCTACATCCGCTCATAGTACACTTGCCAATCGGTTTCATCATTCTTGGCCTACTTCTTCAGGTCTATGACCGTAAACGTAAGCAATTGGGAAAAGTCATTGCCACCATCTATTTATGGGCCGGTTTTGCCGCTGTGATGGCCTGCCTTACCGGGTATTTACAATATCAGGGCGAAGGCTTTTCGTACGAATCGGTCGCATGGCATCTTTGGTCCGGTGTCGCCACTGCGCTATTTTGTTTTATCATGTGGCTGAGACTTGGGGAAATTCCGTTGGCTAAGCGCTTGGGAAACATCCCTACGGCCGCATTTGCCGGACTTATTTTTATCCTGATATCCTTTACCGGGCATCAGGGCGGTAACATTACCCATGGAGAAGATTATTTGATAGAACCTTTGCCCAATTCCCTAAAAGCTGCCCTTGGGTACGAAGTTTTCGAGGAAAAGGAAATTGTACTATCCGAAGAGGATTGGCAAAATGCCATACTCTATACCGATGTTGTACAACCCATTTTGAACAACAATTGCGTGAGTTGCCATAACCCCAAAAAGGCAAAGGGCGATCTGCTTTTGAATACGCGGGAGGGCATTGAGACAAGTGGTGAAAATGCCCCTGTAGTAAAGGCCAACCACCCAGAAAGCAGCGATCTTTTTAAAAGGATGGAACTACCAAAGGAAGACGACAAGCATATGCCCCCCGACGGAAAAAGACAACCGACCAAGGAAGAAGTGGCTTTGATCGGAGTTTGGATTGAAAACGGCATGTCCTTTGACAAGACCATTGGGGAAATGGGTTTGGAAAAATCGCTGTTTGCATCCTTTTTTCCCAAAACGAAGGAGTTCGATTATCCGGATACAACCGTTGAAGAAGCCCATAGGGACAGTATTTTAAAAGTCAAAGAAACCGGACTACATGTGGAAGCCATCAGTGGGATTACCAATTATTTGAAAGTGTCGGCGTTGAACCTACCAAGTTTCGAGGATTCCAATTTTGAATATCTATTGCCCATTAAGGAGCAGATTGCAGTGTTGGATTTGGGAGGCACTCAAATTTCGGACGCTATTTTCAATAAACTAGCGTCCCTACCCAACCTTACCATTTTAAAGCTAGACAATACCCTTATAACTGGAGACCAAATAGGGCTATTGGCATCCTTGCCACATCTAAAAAGCCTTAATATCTCCCATACAAGCTTTGAGGAAGAACATTTGCCCAAACTAGGTAATTTCGGGCAATTGAAAAAAGTGTTTTTGTTCAATACCGTGGCGGATAAAACCGGCACACTTACCCTTGGGGAAGGAAAAACAATTTTGGAGTATGGTAATTATACCTTGCCACCCGTGGCATCGGACAGCATAGTCTATTAG
- a CDS encoding sugar phosphate isomerase/epimerase family protein, translating into MNASRYLAIILAISSLLSMKGMAQVEKKVLFFQTDWGRTDTMDAFCERTKAAGYDGIEVWLPGTEKEQKELMEALSKHGLLVGFLNGTNKSLPFEESLKAYENHLEKLVALSPMYINCHTGSDFFSFEQNKAFIEVANKISKKHDIPIYHETHRGRFSFNLPDTQNYLSQIPELKLNLDISHWMVVHESLLENNGEDLKEVISRSGHLHARVGHAEGPQVNDPRAPEWKLAVERHLDIWEELIRKHWKTHDSFTLTTEFGPPNYMPTLPYTKIPVSDQWQANLYMMKIIKERLGLR; encoded by the coding sequence ATGAACGCTTCACGTTACTTGGCCATAATTTTAGCAATATCATCGCTGCTTAGTATGAAAGGTATGGCCCAAGTTGAAAAAAAGGTACTTTTCTTCCAAACCGATTGGGGCCGCACTGATACCATGGATGCATTCTGTGAAAGGACAAAAGCGGCGGGCTATGACGGAATAGAAGTTTGGCTGCCGGGTACCGAAAAGGAACAAAAGGAGCTTATGGAAGCCCTTAGCAAACATGGGCTGCTGGTTGGTTTCCTGAACGGAACCAATAAGTCCCTGCCATTTGAAGAAAGCCTAAAAGCGTATGAAAATCATCTTGAAAAATTGGTCGCTTTGTCCCCTATGTACATCAATTGCCATACTGGGAGCGACTTTTTTTCATTTGAACAGAACAAGGCCTTTATAGAGGTAGCGAATAAAATTTCCAAGAAGCACGATATTCCAATTTACCATGAAACCCACCGGGGTCGATTCAGTTTTAACCTGCCCGATACCCAAAACTATCTTTCCCAAATCCCAGAACTAAAATTGAACCTTGATATCAGCCACTGGATGGTCGTCCATGAGTCGTTGTTGGAAAACAACGGGGAGGATTTAAAGGAGGTGATATCACGTTCAGGTCACTTGCATGCTAGGGTGGGCCATGCCGAAGGACCGCAGGTCAACGACCCCAGGGCACCCGAATGGAAATTGGCCGTGGAGAGACATTTGGATATTTGGGAGGAGTTGATTCGAAAGCATTGGAAAACGCACGATTCGTTTACGCTTACAACGGAGTTTGGGCCTCCAAACTATATGCCCACCTTGCCTTATACAAAAATACCTGTGTCCGATCAATGGCAGGCGAATTTATATATGATGAAAATAATCAAGGAGCGATTGGGGCTTCGGTAG
- a CDS encoding Gfo/Idh/MocA family protein, with protein sequence MTTRRKFIENIAVSSLGVSLLSNPTKLFASSKEYYDGPVLRVAIMGLGSYGTRVAEAMRDCKKAKLVGVISGTPSKITDWQSKYGIPKKNCYNYENFDAIIDNDDIDAVYVITPNGLHCEQTIRVAKAGKHVICEKPMGVNAEEGQRMVDACKAANVKLLIGYRMHFEPKTVHVIQMRKDGEFGQPKFFQGQSGFVIGDPTQWRLNKELAGGGAMMDIGIYSINGARYILGEDPIWVTAQETKTDPVKFKEGVDETIQFQMGFPSGAVANCLSTYNMNNLDRFFMTGTKGWMEMKPSTGYGPIQGRTHKGELDQPHYTHQTLQMDGMAELIFEGKQPIVPVDGEEGVKDMKIIDAIFKAAKSGDKVMVEI encoded by the coding sequence ATGACTACAAGAAGAAAATTCATAGAAAATATAGCGGTTTCATCCCTTGGCGTTTCGTTACTGAGTAATCCAACAAAACTTTTCGCTTCGTCCAAAGAATATTATGATGGTCCCGTTTTAAGAGTGGCCATTATGGGGTTGGGTAGTTATGGAACCAGGGTCGCGGAAGCCATGCGTGATTGTAAAAAGGCGAAATTGGTGGGTGTGATTAGCGGTACGCCGTCAAAAATTACCGATTGGCAGTCCAAATACGGTATCCCTAAAAAGAACTGTTACAATTACGAAAATTTTGACGCCATAATAGATAATGACGATATAGATGCAGTCTATGTAATTACACCGAACGGTCTTCATTGTGAACAGACCATTCGGGTGGCAAAGGCTGGAAAGCACGTTATTTGCGAAAAACCGATGGGAGTGAATGCCGAGGAAGGACAAAGAATGGTGGATGCCTGTAAGGCGGCCAACGTAAAATTGTTGATCGGTTATAGGATGCATTTTGAACCCAAGACGGTGCATGTTATCCAAATGCGGAAGGATGGCGAATTTGGTCAGCCAAAGTTTTTTCAAGGTCAGTCCGGATTTGTGATCGGAGACCCCACACAATGGCGATTAAATAAGGAGCTTGCCGGTGGCGGTGCCATGATGGATATTGGAATTTACTCCATTAATGGGGCAAGGTATATCCTTGGTGAAGACCCTATCTGGGTGACCGCACAGGAAACCAAGACCGATCCGGTGAAGTTTAAGGAAGGGGTAGATGAGACGATTCAGTTTCAAATGGGTTTTCCAAGTGGGGCGGTTGCCAATTGTTTGTCTACTTATAACATGAACAATTTGGACCGATTCTTCATGACTGGAACCAAGGGCTGGATGGAAATGAAGCCATCCACCGGGTACGGGCCCATTCAAGGACGCACTCACAAGGGTGAACTGGACCAGCCGCACTATACCCATCAAACGTTACAAATGGACGGTATGGCGGAACTTATTTTTGAGGGAAAACAACCTATAGTGCCAGTTGATGGGGAAGAAGGGGTGAAGGACATGAAAATCATCGATGCCATTTTTAAGGCGGCAAAAAGTGGGGATAAAGTTATGGTCGAAATTTAA
- the dinB gene encoding DNA polymerase IV produces MDKTILHLDLDTFFVSVERRLDSKLLKKPILVGGLSDRGVVAACSYETRGYGVHSGMPMKMAKELCPEAVQIRGNAGTYSQFSDVVTDIIKESVPLFEKSSIDEFYADLTGMDRFFGAYKYASELRHRITKETGLPISFGLSVNKVVSKVATNEAKPNNQLKIDYGLEKPFLAPLSIKKIPMVGDKTYQTLRNLGLRKVRTIQEMPMDVMQRVLGKNGRVIWKRANGIDHSPVVPFCERKSISTERTFDQDTIDVAKLKGILIAMTENLAYQLRRGEKLTACITVKIRYSDFNTYSKQLRIPYTSADHILIPKILELFRVLYNRRLLVRLIGIRFSHLVSGNYQINLFDDTEERLNLYHAMDHIRNRFGEKSVIRASAMGKNTIGRMHNPFDGRPPIVLAHRKQ; encoded by the coding sequence ATGGACAAGACGATTTTACATTTGGATTTGGATACGTTTTTTGTGTCCGTAGAGCGCAGGCTTGACAGTAAACTGCTGAAGAAACCCATTCTTGTGGGCGGGCTGAGTGACCGTGGCGTGGTAGCGGCATGTAGTTATGAGACCCGTGGATATGGTGTACATTCCGGCATGCCCATGAAAATGGCCAAGGAACTTTGCCCCGAAGCGGTGCAGATTAGGGGAAACGCAGGCACCTACAGTCAATTTTCAGATGTGGTCACTGATATTATCAAGGAGAGTGTGCCCCTTTTTGAAAAGTCCAGTATCGATGAATTCTATGCGGATCTTACAGGGATGGACCGTTTTTTTGGTGCCTATAAATATGCATCGGAATTGAGGCATAGGATTACGAAAGAAACAGGGCTTCCTATTTCCTTTGGCCTATCCGTGAACAAGGTGGTTTCCAAAGTGGCGACCAACGAGGCGAAGCCCAACAATCAATTAAAAATAGATTATGGACTGGAAAAGCCTTTTTTGGCGCCGCTCTCCATAAAAAAGATTCCCATGGTAGGGGATAAGACGTATCAGACCCTTCGAAACCTTGGGTTGCGAAAGGTACGGACCATACAGGAAATGCCTATGGATGTTATGCAGAGGGTGTTGGGAAAAAACGGCCGTGTCATTTGGAAAAGGGCCAACGGAATAGATCATTCCCCAGTGGTTCCCTTTTGTGAGCGAAAGTCTATTTCTACTGAACGTACCTTTGATCAGGATACCATTGACGTGGCAAAGCTGAAGGGTATCCTTATTGCCATGACGGAGAATTTGGCCTACCAGCTTCGTAGGGGAGAAAAATTAACGGCCTGTATTACGGTAAAGATTCGTTATTCCGATTTTAACACCTACTCCAAACAGTTACGGATACCCTATACCAGTGCCGATCACATTTTGATTCCCAAAATTTTGGAGTTGTTCAGGGTATTGTATAACCGAAGGTTATTGGTGAGGCTTATTGGCATTCGGTTCAGTCATTTGGTATCGGGCAATTATCAGATCAATCTTTTTGACGATACCGAGGAGCGGTTGAACTTGTACCATGCCATGGACCATATTCGAAATCGCTTTGGGGAAAAAAGTGTCATCCGTGCCTCCGCCATGGGAAAGAATACCATTGGGCGTATGCACAATCCGTTTGATGGCCGGCCACCGATTGTACTGGCACACAGGAAACAGTAA
- a CDS encoding TolC family protein has product MNNCRIPKIKSSSSLFVCIVLLGLLHSCVPSRSLKQEDKSLPKTYRSLSNDTLNTAKTKWREFFSDPYLVSLIDTALVNNQELNIMLQQIDVAQNEVKARKGEYLPFVDVKAGAEVEKVGEYTRNGAVEKNLNIREDEKFPEPLTNYSTGIFASWELDVWKKLRNSKKAAVMEYLATVEGKNFMVTSLIAEIADSYYELIALDNQLAIIEQNLEIQGNALRMVRLQKQAARATELAVRRFEAEVLKNQSHKFEVQQQIVETENKLNFLIGRSPQRIERNSEGFIESPIDPINAGIPAQLLQNRPDIRKAEFELEAAKLDIKVARANFYPSIGIKAGVGLQAFKPKYLTETPQSLLYSAVGDLVAPLINRNAIKAEYNTANARQVQAVYEYEKSILQGYIEVANQLSNIENLKKTYDLKAQQVEALTESINLSTQLFQSARIEYIEVLFTQREALESKMELVETKRDQLVARVDIYKALGGGWN; this is encoded by the coding sequence ATGAATAACTGCAGAATACCTAAAATCAAAAGCTCTAGTTCGCTTTTCGTCTGTATAGTATTATTGGGCCTTTTACATTCCTGTGTTCCCAGCAGATCATTAAAGCAGGAGGACAAAAGCCTTCCAAAAACCTATCGCTCTTTGTCCAATGACACCTTGAACACCGCAAAAACAAAGTGGCGGGAATTCTTTTCCGATCCCTACCTTGTATCGTTGATCGATACTGCCTTGGTAAACAACCAAGAGCTGAATATTATGCTGCAACAGATCGATGTTGCACAAAATGAAGTGAAGGCAAGAAAGGGGGAATACCTACCTTTTGTTGATGTCAAAGCAGGTGCTGAAGTCGAAAAAGTGGGGGAATACACCCGAAACGGTGCGGTTGAAAAAAACCTGAACATTCGGGAGGATGAGAAATTTCCAGAGCCTTTGACAAATTATTCCACCGGGATTTTCGCTTCTTGGGAACTGGATGTTTGGAAAAAGTTACGAAACTCAAAAAAGGCAGCGGTCATGGAGTATTTGGCTACCGTAGAGGGCAAAAACTTTATGGTCACAAGTCTCATTGCAGAGATAGCCGATTCCTATTACGAGCTGATCGCTTTGGACAATCAATTGGCCATTATTGAGCAAAACCTTGAAATACAAGGAAATGCCTTAAGGATGGTACGTCTTCAAAAGCAGGCGGCAAGGGCAACCGAACTTGCGGTACGTAGGTTTGAGGCCGAAGTCCTAAAGAACCAAAGCCATAAATTTGAGGTGCAGCAGCAGATCGTAGAGACGGAGAACAAACTGAATTTTCTTATCGGTAGGTCACCCCAACGAATCGAAAGAAATTCCGAGGGATTCATAGAAAGTCCGATCGACCCGATTAATGCCGGTATACCTGCACAATTGCTTCAGAACAGGCCCGATATCCGCAAGGCGGAATTTGAGTTGGAGGCTGCCAAACTGGACATTAAGGTGGCGAGAGCCAATTTTTATCCTTCGATTGGGATAAAAGCCGGGGTGGGACTTCAGGCATTTAAACCCAAATACCTGACAGAAACCCCGCAGTCCCTTTTATATTCGGCGGTGGGCGATTTGGTTGCCCCCTTGATAAACCGAAATGCCATCAAGGCCGAATACAATACGGCGAATGCCAGACAGGTACAGGCGGTCTATGAATATGAAAAATCGATTCTTCAAGGCTACATTGAGGTTGCGAATCAATTATCCAACATTGAAAACCTCAAAAAAACCTATGATTTAAAGGCCCAGCAGGTAGAGGCCTTAACGGAATCCATAAACCTTTCAACCCAATTGTTCCAATCGGCAAGAATTGAATACATAGAGGTTTTGTTTACCCAAAGGGAGGCGCTTGAATCCAAAATGGAACTGGTGGAAACCAAAAGGGACCAGTTGGTGGCACGTGTAGATATCTACAAGGCCCTAGGTGGTGGATGGAATTAG
- a CDS encoding 2-hydroxyacid dehydrogenase — protein sequence MKVLVSLNFPPLGIDMLKKEGLDVTVWMNDIPMTREQLIQATQKHDVLLSSSIYTLDADFLERNKHLKLISQFAVGYNNIDIKKAAELGIPVTNTPNAMTDATADIAFGLMMAVSRKMFYMHKKIISGDWGHFRPQANLGIELKGKTVGILGMGRIGSAFAKRCHGAYDMNVIYHNRTPNPEMEKELDASYVSFEELLKESDVLSVHAGLSNETKGLFNADAFSKMKPSAIFINTARGGLHDEKSLIDALQNHVIWGAGLDVTNPEPMKKNNPLLHMENVAITPHIGSATIEARNEMSRLAALNIIQFSKGEPLTNLVNPEI from the coding sequence ATGAAAGTATTGGTTTCCTTGAACTTTCCTCCCTTGGGTATAGACATGCTAAAAAAAGAAGGTTTGGATGTTACTGTTTGGATGAATGACATCCCCATGACCAGGGAACAACTCATCCAAGCCACCCAGAAACACGATGTATTATTGTCCTCAAGTATTTATACGTTGGATGCCGATTTTCTAGAACGGAACAAACATTTAAAGCTCATTTCACAGTTTGCCGTGGGCTATAACAATATCGATATAAAGAAAGCGGCAGAATTGGGCATTCCGGTTACCAATACGCCAAATGCCATGACCGATGCCACGGCCGACATCGCTTTTGGTCTGATGATGGCCGTCTCCAGAAAAATGTTCTATATGCATAAAAAAATCATATCAGGGGATTGGGGACATTTTAGGCCACAAGCCAATTTAGGCATAGAACTAAAGGGAAAAACAGTGGGCATTTTGGGGATGGGACGAATAGGAAGTGCATTTGCCAAACGTTGCCATGGAGCTTATGACATGAATGTCATCTATCATAACAGGACACCCAACCCGGAGATGGAAAAAGAGCTAGATGCTAGTTATGTATCCTTTGAGGAATTATTGAAAGAAAGCGATGTACTATCCGTTCATGCCGGGCTTTCAAATGAAACAAAAGGACTTTTTAATGCCGATGCCTTTTCAAAAATGAAACCATCGGCCATTTTTATAAATACGGCCAGAGGAGGTCTTCACGATGAGAAAAGTCTCATCGACGCTTTGCAAAATCATGTCATCTGGGGCGCCGGTCTCGATGTTACCAACCCAGAGCCCATGAAGAAAAACAATCCCCTATTGCATATGGAAAATGTGGCGATCACTCCCCACATCGGTTCCGCAACCATAGAAGCTCGCAACGAAATGTCACGATTGGCAGCTTTGAACATCATTCAATTTTCAAAGGGAGAACCGTTGACCAATCTAGTTAACCCTGAAATATAA
- a CDS encoding 3-keto-disaccharide hydrolase, translating to MKYIINLIKTLSFIGLVFLTSCKEKKEENGTMQPEDAQNQWIPIFNGEDLNGWTMKISGYPLGKNFGNTFRVEDSILKIRYNAYGPEFGERFGALFYDKELSNYRLKVEYRFVGETAPGAPEWGYRDSGVQIHTQPPSTVELNQGFPICLEYNLHGGNGTDERPLGAICGIGMKVEIDGKRSDLFCNPAKVAKTFHGDQWITVEIDVQDGKMKHFVNGEEIMSYTNPVYDPENEFARAFIKEGDSTVKSGYISLQSNSHPIDFRKIELLPYN from the coding sequence ATGAAGTACATAATCAACCTTATTAAAACACTCTCATTTATAGGCCTGGTTTTTCTAACAAGCTGTAAGGAGAAAAAAGAGGAAAATGGAACTATGCAGCCTGAGGATGCCCAAAACCAATGGATACCTATTTTCAATGGTGAAGACCTCAACGGTTGGACCATGAAGATAAGCGGATATCCATTAGGAAAAAATTTCGGGAATACTTTTAGGGTGGAGGACAGTATCTTAAAAATACGCTATAACGCATACGGCCCCGAATTTGGCGAGCGCTTCGGTGCACTTTTCTATGATAAGGAATTGTCCAATTACCGGTTAAAAGTAGAATATCGGTTTGTGGGCGAAACCGCTCCCGGTGCCCCGGAATGGGGCTATAGGGACAGTGGGGTACAAATACACACCCAACCGCCCAGCACCGTTGAATTGAACCAAGGTTTTCCCATTTGTCTGGAGTACAATCTGCACGGGGGCAATGGTACCGATGAACGGCCCTTAGGCGCTATTTGCGGTATAGGTATGAAGGTAGAGATAGATGGGAAACGAAGCGACCTGTTCTGCAACCCGGCCAAAGTGGCCAAAACCTTCCACGGAGATCAATGGATAACGGTTGAAATTGATGTACAAGACGGAAAAATGAAGCATTTTGTGAACGGGGAGGAAATCATGAGCTATACAAATCCCGTATATGATCCAGAAAACGAATTTGCAAGGGCCTTTATCAAGGAAGGTGATTCCACGGTAAAAAGTGGCTATATTTCCCTGCAATCCAACAGTCACCCCATCGATTTTAGAAAAATAGAACTTTTACCATACAACTAG